The Halorientalis sp. IM1011 genome window below encodes:
- a CDS encoding 5-formyltetrahydrofolate cyclo-ligase — translation MNKERLRERVWDDLDESGEARFPFPPHGRIPNFAGADEAAKRLTDTDAWAQADVIKANPDAPQLPVRRAALRQGKTVYMAVPRLRDEKCFLRLDPAEIEDIDHATTVGGSAEVGVQVGPDEMDDIGLIVSGSVAVTADGARVGKGEGYSDLEFAVLRELGLVDDATPVATTVHERQVVDTAVPTGDHDVPLDLVVTPERTIRTGGGEKPAGIDWGLLSAERRTEIPVLDRFAPE, via the coding sequence ATGAACAAGGAACGACTCCGCGAGCGCGTCTGGGACGACCTCGACGAGAGCGGGGAGGCGCGGTTCCCGTTCCCGCCACACGGGCGCATCCCCAACTTCGCGGGCGCGGACGAGGCCGCAAAGCGACTGACCGACACCGACGCGTGGGCCCAGGCCGACGTGATCAAGGCCAATCCCGACGCGCCCCAGCTGCCGGTCCGGCGCGCGGCGCTCCGGCAGGGGAAGACGGTGTACATGGCCGTGCCGCGATTGCGCGACGAGAAGTGTTTCCTGCGGCTGGATCCCGCCGAGATCGAGGACATCGATCACGCGACGACGGTCGGCGGCTCAGCCGAGGTCGGAGTGCAGGTCGGCCCGGACGAGATGGACGATATCGGGCTGATCGTCTCGGGGAGCGTCGCCGTCACCGCCGACGGCGCACGGGTCGGCAAGGGCGAGGGGTACAGCGACCTGGAGTTCGCGGTCTTGCGGGAACTCGGGCTGGTCGACGACGCGACGCCGGTCGCGACGACCGTCCACGAGCGACAGGTGGTCGACACGGCCGTGCCGACGGGGGATCACGACGTGCCGCTGGATCTGGTGGTGACGCCAGAGCGGACGATTCGAACGGGGGGCGGTGAGAAGCCGGCGGGGATCGACTGGGGGTTGCTCTCGGCCGAGCGCCGGACGGAGATTCCGGTGCTCGATCGGTTCGCTCCGGAGTGA